The genomic region CCCTCGCGCTCTCAGCGAACGCCGGTCTCCAGCCGCAGACTCCAGCGGCCCGGCAGTCCGGTCAACGTCACGGTGGACAGCGGCCGGACATCGACGTTCCAGTACGTCGACGGCGGGGCCTTGAGCGCGTAGACCAGGGCGGCCCGGACGACGGACGGCTCCGCGACCGCGACGATCGAACCGTCGCAGGCGGGCCTGGTCTCCAGCCAGCCCCCTATCCGCGAGATGAAGCGCAGCAGCGACTCGCCGCCGTGCGGGGCCGAGCGCGGGTCGGCGAGCCAGGCGTCGACCGCCGCCGGTTCGCGCGCCGCCACCTCCGCCAGGGTGAACCCCCGCCAGCGGCCCATGTCGCAGTCGCTCAGCG from Streptomyces sp. NBC_01267 harbors:
- a CDS encoding histidine phosphatase family protein, which encodes MSVRVTLVTAARSSSRLAERFDDDRPLDQTGWHEVQLSASALVPLAAAELRYCSPTARSRATGDALGFAPLLQPALSDCDMGRWRGFTLAEVAAREPAAVDAWLADPRSAPHGGESLLRFISRIGGWLETRPACDGSIVAVAEPSVVRAALVYALKAPPSTYWNVDVRPLSTVTLTGLPGRWSLRLETGVR